A single region of the Salicibibacter cibi genome encodes:
- a CDS encoding putative DNA-binding protein yields MLEKTMRMNALFDFYHPLLTEKQRNYLQLYYYDDYSLGEISEYFDVSRQAVYDNIRRSEEMLEAYEAKLQLDERYRRRQHLYQKLRQQASASASPVFFSIVDELERSEE; encoded by the coding sequence GTGCTGGAAAAAACGATGCGAATGAACGCACTTTTTGATTTTTATCATCCACTCTTAACCGAAAAGCAACGCAACTATTTGCAGCTTTACTATTATGATGATTACTCACTCGGGGAGATTTCCGAGTACTTTGACGTGAGCCGCCAAGCCGTTTATGATAATATCCGGCGCAGTGAAGAAATGCTGGAAGCGTACGAAGCGAAATTACAGCTCGACGAACGGTACCGCCGTCGCCAACACCTCTACCAAAAGCTTCGCCAACAAGCAAGCGCGTCCGCATCACCGGTTTTTTTTTCCATTGTAGATGAATTGGAACGATCTGAAGAATAG
- the trmD gene encoding tRNA (guanosine(37)-N1)-methyltransferase TrmD, translating to MKINFLTLFPEMFQGVASSSIWKQAKDKGAAEYEVTDFRTYSDNKHNKVDDYPYGGGAGMVLRAQPLVDAVEDVRGASGGNARVVMLCPQGAPFSQEKAEELAKEEALVLVCGHYEGYDERIRSVVNDEISIGDYVLTGGELPAMIVADSVIRLLPGVLGNESSAQEESFADGLLEHPHYTRPADFRGMVVPDVLLSGNHAHIEQWRRKESLRRTWERRPDLLEAHEMDDEEREWLREFEDE from the coding sequence ATGAAGATCAATTTTCTCACGCTTTTTCCGGAAATGTTTCAAGGTGTTGCCTCGTCATCAATCTGGAAACAGGCAAAAGACAAAGGCGCGGCGGAGTATGAAGTAACCGATTTTCGCACCTATTCGGATAACAAGCACAACAAGGTTGATGATTATCCGTACGGCGGAGGCGCCGGAATGGTGTTGCGCGCTCAACCGCTCGTGGACGCTGTGGAGGATGTTCGGGGCGCGTCGGGTGGAAATGCCCGCGTTGTTATGCTCTGCCCGCAGGGTGCGCCGTTCTCGCAGGAAAAAGCCGAGGAGCTTGCAAAAGAAGAAGCGTTGGTCCTCGTTTGCGGGCACTACGAAGGTTATGATGAGCGCATTCGCTCGGTCGTGAACGACGAAATCTCCATTGGAGATTATGTGCTGACGGGAGGAGAACTCCCGGCAATGATCGTCGCCGACAGCGTTATCCGTTTACTTCCGGGTGTCCTCGGCAATGAAAGCTCGGCGCAAGAAGAATCATTTGCAGACGGGCTGTTGGAGCACCCCCACTATACACGTCCCGCCGATTTCCGTGGCATGGTAGTGCCGGACGTCTTATTATCCGGAAACCACGCCCACATCGAGCAATGGCGGCGCAAGGAATCATTACGACGCACGTGGGAGCGGCGCCCCGATTTGCTAGAGGCACACGAGATGGATGACGAAGAAAGGGAATGGTTGCGGGAGTTTGAGGATGAATAA
- a CDS encoding YlqD family protein yields the protein MRIEKNVLVRHVLTEDYREKLLKKIGSEKERLNTEIEQLRFQYQKQLKEQTGRNKSAVDAKYNSEINKRGQRIESLNFRESKVKTLPEGSLVTGEKVQRFTDVQVGDRWSAHRLEDEIIIEDDIVREIRSKGEDEDDSIRH from the coding sequence ATGAGAATTGAAAAAAATGTACTCGTTCGCCACGTCCTGACCGAAGACTATAGGGAGAAACTTTTAAAAAAAATAGGTTCTGAAAAAGAGCGGTTGAACACTGAAATCGAACAGTTGCGTTTTCAGTATCAAAAACAGCTGAAAGAACAGACGGGCCGCAATAAATCTGCCGTCGATGCCAAATACAATAGTGAGATAAATAAACGCGGACAACGAATTGAAAGTCTGAATTTCAGGGAAAGCAAAGTGAAAACATTGCCGGAAGGTTCGCTCGTCACCGGAGAAAAGGTGCAAAGGTTTACGGATGTTCAGGTCGGGGATCGTTGGTCGGCGCATCGGCTGGAAGATGAAATTATTATTGAAGATGACATCGTTCGCGAGATTCGTTCCAAAGGAGAAGACGAGGATGACAGTATCCGGCACTGA
- a CDS encoding DUF1128 family protein, giving the protein MNLNEATEENLTYIFDKLQEHLNVVNAAVLDPKGYDLRYYDDIKEIYEHVDGSSNLSVKEMDALISELGRIKVESKK; this is encoded by the coding sequence ATGAACCTTAACGAAGCAACAGAAGAAAATCTTACCTACATTTTCGATAAACTACAGGAACACCTAAACGTGGTGAACGCCGCAGTGCTCGATCCGAAAGGCTACGATCTCCGGTATTATGATGATATAAAAGAGATCTATGAGCACGTGGACGGCAGTTCAAATCTTAGTGTAAAAGAAATGGACGCCCTCATTTCGGAACTGGGAAGAATTAAAGTCGAGAGTAAAAAATAA
- the rpsP gene encoding 30S ribosomal protein S16, with amino-acid sequence MATKIRLKRMGTKKRPFYRVVVAESSAPRDGRFIEEIGTYNPLTEPSDFQVNEEKAVKWMLDGAKPSDTVRNLFTTRGLMEKVHQAKYGK; translated from the coding sequence ATGGCTACAAAAATTCGTTTAAAAAGAATGGGAACGAAAAAACGACCTTTTTACCGTGTCGTTGTTGCTGAATCCAGTGCTCCGAGAGACGGACGTTTCATTGAGGAAATCGGCACGTACAATCCGCTCACGGAACCGAGTGATTTTCAGGTGAATGAAGAGAAGGCGGTTAAATGGATGCTCGACGGCGCGAAACCATCAGATACCGTTCGCAACCTCTTTACGACACGTGGGTTGATGGAAAAAGTCCATCAAGCGAAATACGGTAAGTAG
- a CDS encoding NERD domain-containing protein, whose product MILKPREVPAELKTLRLLRPRMTLPDEQRYLYLEKGFKGEQQLDAWLEDLTTDCFVINDLLLNQDRNFFQIDKMLILQETIYLLESKYSKGDFFIDDDKWKTISGIEIQDPQLQLKRSETLLRKLLQQHRLNFSIESTLVFTHSEFYLYNAPPKLPAVFPNQIHRFLETLNRLESKMTYKHNKLAEKLLALHVHNNPHTQFPDYDYHELKKGIVCVSCRSFMTDKGVNWVCAKCGYEEDNKTAITRSIGEYKFLFPNRKITTNNIYDWCGMKSSKKKVNKILTNSFTRMGHANASYYID is encoded by the coding sequence ATGATTCTCAAACCCCGCGAAGTCCCCGCCGAATTAAAAACGCTGCGGCTCTTACGCCCCCGAATGACCCTTCCTGATGAGCAGCGCTATCTCTATCTTGAGAAAGGTTTTAAAGGCGAGCAACAATTGGATGCTTGGTTGGAAGACTTAACGACTGACTGTTTTGTAATCAACGACCTTTTACTAAACCAAGACCGTAATTTTTTTCAAATCGATAAGATGCTTATTTTGCAAGAAACGATTTATCTCTTGGAGTCTAAATATTCCAAAGGTGATTTTTTCATCGATGACGACAAATGGAAGACAATTTCCGGGATCGAAATCCAAGACCCCCAGCTTCAACTAAAGCGGAGCGAAACCCTCCTGCGAAAATTACTTCAACAGCATCGACTGAATTTTTCGATTGAATCCACGCTAGTTTTTACCCATTCTGAATTTTATCTGTACAATGCTCCTCCTAAACTGCCTGCCGTTTTCCCGAACCAAATCCATCGCTTCCTGGAAACATTAAACCGCCTAGAATCTAAAATGACGTACAAACATAATAAACTCGCGGAAAAATTACTGGCGTTGCATGTGCATAACAATCCGCATACACAATTTCCCGACTATGATTATCATGAGCTGAAAAAAGGCATCGTCTGTGTGAGCTGCCGTTCTTTTATGACTGATAAAGGTGTGAATTGGGTCTGTGCCAAATGCGGTTATGAAGAAGACAATAAAACAGCGATCACGAGAAGCATTGGGGAATACAAATTTCTATTCCCGAATCGAAAAATAACCACAAACAATATTTATGATTGGTGTGGAATGAAAAGCTCCAAAAAGAAAGTCAACAAAATTTTAACGAATAGTTTCACCCGCATGGGCCATGCAAATGCCTCCTATTATATCGATTGA
- the ftsY gene encoding signal recognition particle-docking protein FtsY yields MNFFKKLKERVSAQTETVTSKFKDGLEKTRDSFAEKMNDLAARYRTVDEDFFEELEELLISADVGVHTVMELTEELRTEVKRQNVKTPQDVLPVISEKLTAKLDYSGEDYALNMNDEGMTVVLFVGVNGVGKTTTIGKIAQRFKSEGKNVVLAAGDTFRAGAIEQLAAWGEDVGVNVVKQAEGSDPAAVMYDAIQSARSKNADVLLCDTAGRLQNKVNLMKELEKVKRVISREIPSAPHEVLLVLDATTGQNAMTQAKTFKEATEVSGIVLTKLDGTAKGGIVLAIRNELDIPVKFVGLGEGVDDLQPFDAEQFTYGLFRELAEEDESAVDERA; encoded by the coding sequence ATGAATTTTTTTAAAAAATTAAAGGAACGGGTTTCCGCCCAGACCGAAACGGTCACCTCGAAATTTAAAGACGGATTGGAAAAAACCCGCGATTCGTTTGCGGAAAAAATGAACGACTTAGCGGCACGGTATCGAACCGTGGACGAAGATTTTTTTGAGGAACTGGAAGAATTGTTGATCTCTGCGGACGTAGGGGTGCATACGGTCATGGAACTGACCGAAGAACTGCGCACGGAAGTGAAACGCCAAAATGTGAAAACCCCCCAAGACGTGTTGCCGGTCATCAGTGAAAAGTTAACGGCCAAACTCGATTATAGCGGCGAAGATTACGCATTGAACATGAACGACGAAGGCATGACCGTCGTTCTGTTCGTCGGCGTGAACGGTGTCGGAAAAACGACGACAATCGGAAAAATCGCCCAGCGTTTTAAATCCGAAGGCAAAAACGTCGTTTTGGCTGCGGGAGATACGTTCCGTGCCGGCGCGATCGAGCAATTGGCCGCCTGGGGTGAGGATGTCGGCGTTAATGTCGTTAAACAAGCCGAAGGATCGGACCCGGCGGCGGTTATGTACGATGCTATTCAATCCGCCCGCTCCAAAAACGCGGACGTGCTGCTTTGCGACACGGCCGGCCGCTTGCAAAACAAGGTTAATTTAATGAAAGAACTGGAAAAAGTAAAACGCGTCATTAGCCGCGAAATCCCGTCAGCCCCGCACGAAGTGTTGCTCGTGTTGGATGCCACGACCGGGCAAAATGCGATGACGCAGGCCAAAACGTTTAAAGAAGCAACGGAAGTTTCCGGCATTGTGCTCACGAAACTGGACGGCACCGCGAAAGGCGGCATCGTGCTCGCCATTCGCAATGAACTCGACATCCCCGTCAAATTCGTCGGCCTCGGCGAGGGCGTCGATGACTTGCAACCATTTGATGCTGAGCAATTCACGTACGGATTGTTCCGGGAGCTGGCGGAAGAGGATGAATCCGCGGTGGACGAGCGAGCATAA
- the ffh gene encoding signal recognition particle protein, translated as MAFEGLAERLQATMSKIKGKGKVNEADVKEMAREVRLALLEADVNFKVVKQFVNRIKERAVGQEVMKSLTPGQQVIKVVNEELTELMGKEESKLEVADKAPTIVMMVGLQGSGKTTTAAKLANHLRKEKNRNPMLVAADVYRPAAIDQLQTLGKQLEMPVFSKGTEANPVDIVREGVEQAKAENHDYVLLDTAGRLHVDEALMDELQQMSDEIRPHEVLLVVDAMTGQDAVNVAEQFNEQLPVSGVILTKLDGDTRGGAALSIRAVTEQPIKFAGMGEKIDQLETFHPERMASRILGMGDMLSLIEKAQTNVDEERAKELEKKMRNADLTFDDFLEQLEQVKSMGSLEDILSMMPGAGKMKGMKNMQLDESQIGRVEAIVRSMTKAEKQDPKLMNASRKRRIAKGSGTSVQDVNKLLKQFEDMKKMMKQMSSMGGGKKKGKGGMQLPFMR; from the coding sequence ATGGCCTTTGAAGGTTTAGCCGAGCGTTTGCAGGCGACGATGTCGAAGATTAAGGGCAAAGGGAAAGTCAATGAAGCAGACGTGAAAGAGATGGCGCGGGAAGTCCGCCTGGCGCTCCTTGAAGCCGATGTGAACTTCAAAGTCGTCAAACAGTTTGTGAATCGCATTAAAGAACGCGCCGTCGGACAGGAAGTAATGAAAAGCTTAACCCCCGGCCAGCAAGTCATAAAGGTTGTCAACGAAGAACTGACAGAGCTGATGGGAAAAGAAGAAAGCAAACTGGAGGTCGCCGATAAAGCGCCAACGATTGTCATGATGGTCGGTTTGCAAGGGTCCGGGAAAACGACGACCGCCGCGAAACTCGCTAACCATTTGCGCAAAGAGAAAAACCGAAACCCGATGCTTGTTGCTGCTGACGTTTATCGTCCCGCTGCCATCGATCAGTTGCAAACCCTCGGAAAGCAATTGGAGATGCCTGTTTTTTCCAAAGGAACCGAAGCCAATCCCGTTGACATCGTCCGGGAAGGGGTCGAGCAGGCAAAAGCGGAGAATCATGACTATGTGCTCCTTGATACCGCCGGCCGTTTGCATGTGGATGAAGCGCTGATGGACGAGTTGCAACAAATGAGCGACGAGATCCGGCCCCATGAAGTCCTCCTCGTCGTCGATGCCATGACCGGCCAAGATGCCGTTAATGTTGCGGAACAATTTAACGAGCAATTGCCCGTTTCCGGCGTCATCCTCACGAAATTGGACGGGGATACCCGCGGCGGTGCCGCCCTTTCCATTCGCGCCGTCACCGAGCAGCCGATCAAGTTTGCCGGGATGGGCGAGAAAATCGACCAGTTGGAAACGTTCCATCCCGAACGCATGGCGTCTCGAATTCTCGGAATGGGAGATATGCTTTCGCTTATCGAAAAAGCACAAACAAACGTAGATGAAGAGCGTGCCAAAGAGTTGGAAAAGAAAATGCGCAACGCCGATCTCACGTTTGACGATTTTCTGGAACAGCTGGAACAAGTGAAAAGCATGGGATCACTTGAAGACATCCTTAGCATGATGCCCGGTGCCGGCAAGATGAAAGGCATGAAAAACATGCAGTTGGATGAAAGCCAAATCGGTCGCGTCGAAGCGATCGTGCGCTCGATGACGAAAGCGGAAAAACAAGACCCCAAGTTGATGAACGCGAGCCGCAAACGTCGGATCGCAAAGGGGAGCGGAACGTCGGTGCAAGACGTGAACAAATTGCTCAAGCAATTCGAAGACATGAAAAAAATGATGAAACAAATGTCGTCGATGGGCGGAGGCAAAAAGAAAGGAAAAGGCGGCATGCAATTGCCGTTCATGCGCTGA
- the rplS gene encoding 50S ribosomal protein L19 yields MSNLIREINKSQLKDDLPNFRPGDTVAVHVKVVEGSRQRVQVFQGVVLKRRGSSVSETFTVRKATSGIGIERTFPVHSPIIDKIEVKRRGRVRQARLYYLRKLQGKAARVKELR; encoded by the coding sequence ATGAGCAATTTGATCCGGGAAATAAACAAATCTCAATTAAAAGATGACCTTCCTAACTTTCGGCCGGGAGATACGGTAGCCGTTCACGTAAAAGTTGTGGAAGGAAGCCGTCAGCGCGTTCAGGTATTTCAGGGCGTTGTCTTAAAACGCCGCGGAAGTTCCGTGAGCGAAACGTTCACCGTCCGCAAGGCTACATCCGGAATTGGCATTGAACGGACATTTCCTGTCCATTCCCCAATCATTGACAAAATCGAAGTGAAACGCCGCGGCCGTGTCCGCCAAGCAAGACTTTACTACTTGCGCAAGCTCCAAGGAAAAGCCGCGCGTGTCAAAGAACTTCGCTAA
- the smc gene encoding chromosome segregation protein SMC: protein MFEKVSVQKDCEGASLFLKRLEVTGFKSFAAPLSIDFNEGITSIVGPNGSGKSNVADCIRWVLGEQSAKQLRGAKMEDVIFAGSESRKKVNIAEVSLILDNEDEYMMREFNEISLTRRLYRTGESEYFLNRKACRRKDIVDLLVDSGLGKDAYSMIGQGEVDRILSSKPEDRRTMFEDAAGVLKYKSRKQESEKKLQETMDNLNRVQDIIHELEEQLAPLELQASTAREYLQHHEEKERLDVAILAHDIEAKHASWEAYKQSLAKMESEAEAEKQTLFEAQEDLAQKKETLADAENKLDAAQNELLQTSEALQKREGHRNLMEERGTNANERLEALDRRIRELQETWEQKSAQLEKEAAVLNEKIEAEQENRKELETLEKKKNRTKADVEAELETLKGEYIDALNAHATSKNERRYSNEQKERVRERLKRLFAENEDSEQHLAKQNEEEAKAKQSYEALEAQLQSEETAYEDARARFEAEQGKKEKAEQQLYANYRKLDDARSRLQLLQRMDQEHAGFFQGVKAVLQAADAQKLTGVHGAVGSLISTDERYEKAVETALGGAQQHVIVESEEDGRRAIQFLKMNRQGRATFLPRSVMKPRAVPDTVQERLRDAEGFCGVASQVVTAEQRFSPVIENLLGNVVLATDLKAGNRLAKIVQYRNRIVTLEGEVINPGGSMTGGSDKRKGMELLSRQREQEELQEKQKQLDAENEKSEKTVAAIKQKVETLRQETEEHKRQTEDVRSRLADAKETHVHVQAEAGKRHAELSLYTKEKQALESELREWEVQLEHLETREREESEKAERIQADINEKEKEKEEQAQSEQALQETSTQLRIQAASKKEQLDHQKQTVERLRNDVAEEQNDLHAAMKERKELETRLQEVSGGSDNLDGEIKELQTKKAEIEQQASDLKAQREEQQQLIEKKENHLAVLEKRTADIEEERYQLQLSRHRLDIELDQLLERLQTDYEITFEAAKKRPSFEEKTVEDARKRLKLVQKSIDELGHVNIGAIDDYERVNERYQFLSEQQADLQEGRDTLVAAIREMDEEMTRKFGETFSLIRTYFQETFSAMFGGGEADLLLEDPNHLLETGIEIYARPPGKKRQSLSLLSGGEKSLTAIALLFAILHVRPVPFCVLDEVEASLDEANVERFANYLRTFSHQTQFIVITHRKGTMVASDILYGVTMEESGVSRLVSVRLEDYVPETEAEEELQTIGRSDTP, encoded by the coding sequence TTGTTTGAAAAGGTTTCAGTGCAAAAAGATTGCGAGGGAGCGTCTTTGTTTTTAAAACGACTGGAAGTGACCGGCTTCAAATCTTTTGCCGCTCCTTTGAGCATCGATTTTAATGAAGGCATCACGTCCATTGTCGGACCAAACGGGAGCGGGAAAAGCAATGTCGCCGACTGCATTCGTTGGGTGCTCGGCGAACAATCCGCCAAACAGCTTCGCGGGGCGAAAATGGAAGATGTCATTTTTGCCGGAAGCGAATCCAGGAAAAAAGTAAATATCGCCGAAGTTTCCCTGATCTTGGATAACGAAGATGAATACATGATGCGTGAATTCAACGAGATCAGCCTGACACGCCGGCTGTACCGCACAGGGGAGAGCGAATATTTTTTAAATCGCAAAGCTTGCCGAAGAAAAGATATCGTCGATTTGCTCGTTGATTCCGGGCTGGGAAAAGATGCGTATTCCATGATCGGGCAAGGGGAAGTGGATCGGATCCTTTCCTCGAAACCGGAAGATCGGCGCACGATGTTTGAAGACGCCGCGGGCGTTTTAAAATATAAATCCCGCAAGCAAGAATCAGAAAAAAAGCTGCAAGAGACGATGGACAATTTGAACCGCGTGCAAGATATTATCCATGAACTCGAAGAACAACTGGCGCCGTTGGAGCTGCAAGCGTCAACCGCTCGGGAATATTTACAACACCATGAGGAAAAAGAACGATTGGACGTCGCCATTCTCGCCCATGACATCGAAGCGAAGCACGCGTCTTGGGAAGCATACAAACAATCCCTTGCAAAAATGGAGAGCGAAGCGGAAGCGGAAAAACAAACGTTATTCGAAGCGCAAGAAGATTTGGCTCAAAAAAAAGAAACGCTCGCCGATGCGGAAAACAAGCTGGATGCTGCGCAAAACGAATTGTTGCAGACGAGTGAAGCCTTGCAGAAACGGGAAGGCCACCGCAATCTCATGGAAGAAAGAGGGACTAACGCCAATGAGCGCTTGGAAGCGTTGGACCGCAGAATTCGCGAATTGCAGGAAACGTGGGAGCAAAAAAGCGCGCAATTGGAAAAAGAAGCCGCTGTACTGAACGAAAAAATCGAGGCTGAGCAAGAAAACAGAAAAGAGTTGGAAACCCTCGAAAAGAAAAAGAACAGAACGAAAGCAGATGTGGAAGCGGAGTTGGAAACCCTTAAGGGCGAGTATATTGATGCGCTCAACGCCCACGCGACGAGCAAAAACGAACGGCGCTATAGCAATGAACAAAAAGAGCGGGTCCGGGAACGGTTGAAACGGCTGTTTGCCGAAAACGAAGACAGCGAACAGCACTTGGCAAAGCAAAACGAAGAAGAAGCGAAAGCGAAACAATCCTACGAAGCCCTTGAAGCACAGCTCCAATCCGAAGAAACGGCATATGAAGACGCCCGCGCCCGTTTCGAAGCGGAACAAGGGAAAAAAGAAAAAGCGGAACAACAATTGTACGCGAACTATCGAAAACTCGACGATGCCCGTTCTCGCTTGCAATTGCTCCAACGGATGGACCAAGAACATGCCGGTTTTTTTCAAGGGGTGAAAGCGGTGTTGCAAGCGGCGGATGCCCAAAAGTTAACCGGGGTCCACGGAGCCGTTGGTTCGCTCATTTCTACCGACGAACGGTATGAAAAAGCGGTGGAGACTGCTCTTGGAGGAGCACAGCAGCACGTTATCGTCGAATCGGAGGAAGATGGCCGTCGAGCGATCCAATTTTTGAAAATGAATCGCCAAGGTCGCGCCACGTTTTTGCCACGTTCCGTCATGAAGCCGCGAGCAGTCCCCGATACGGTGCAGGAACGATTGCGCGATGCGGAAGGGTTTTGCGGGGTCGCTTCCCAAGTGGTCACGGCAGAGCAGCGTTTTTCGCCGGTGATTGAAAACCTCCTTGGCAACGTCGTGCTCGCCACTGACTTAAAAGCGGGAAATCGTCTCGCCAAAATCGTTCAGTACCGCAACCGTATCGTTACCCTCGAAGGGGAAGTCATCAATCCCGGCGGTTCCATGACCGGCGGCAGCGATAAGCGCAAAGGCATGGAGCTCTTGAGTCGGCAGCGGGAACAAGAAGAGCTGCAAGAAAAACAAAAACAATTGGACGCTGAAAACGAGAAATCGGAAAAGACCGTCGCCGCCATCAAACAAAAGGTCGAAACGCTGCGCCAAGAGACGGAAGAACACAAGCGCCAAACCGAAGACGTCCGTTCCCGTTTGGCGGACGCGAAAGAAACGCACGTGCATGTCCAGGCAGAGGCAGGCAAAAGGCACGCAGAGCTATCGTTATATACGAAAGAAAAACAAGCGTTGGAATCCGAACTTCGGGAATGGGAAGTTCAATTGGAACACCTCGAGACACGTGAACGCGAGGAATCGGAAAAGGCCGAACGTATCCAGGCAGACATTAACGAGAAGGAAAAAGAAAAAGAAGAACAAGCCCAGTCCGAACAAGCGCTGCAAGAAACGTCTACGCAATTGCGCATCCAAGCTGCCTCAAAAAAAGAACAATTGGATCACCAAAAACAAACCGTTGAACGTTTGCGAAACGATGTCGCCGAGGAGCAAAACGATTTACACGCTGCCATGAAAGAAAGAAAAGAGCTGGAAACGCGTCTGCAAGAAGTATCCGGGGGCTCGGACAACCTTGACGGGGAAATCAAGGAATTGCAAACGAAGAAAGCGGAAATAGAGCAACAAGCGTCTGACTTAAAAGCGCAGCGGGAAGAACAACAACAGTTGATCGAAAAGAAAGAGAACCACCTTGCCGTTTTGGAAAAACGTACCGCGGACATTGAAGAAGAACGCTATCAATTGCAACTCTCCCGCCATCGCCTTGATATTGAACTGGACCAGTTGCTCGAACGGTTGCAAACGGATTATGAAATCACATTTGAAGCAGCGAAAAAACGGCCTTCTTTTGAAGAGAAGACAGTCGAAGACGCGCGCAAACGGTTAAAACTCGTGCAAAAAAGCATCGATGAACTCGGGCACGTGAACATCGGCGCAATTGATGACTATGAGCGCGTCAACGAACGCTATCAATTTTTATCGGAACAACAAGCGGATTTACAAGAGGGGAGAGATACGCTCGTCGCCGCCATTCGTGAAATGGACGAGGAGATGACGCGCAAATTCGGGGAAACATTCTCGTTGATTCGCACGTATTTCCAAGAGACATTTTCGGCAATGTTTGGAGGAGGGGAAGCGGATCTTTTGTTGGAAGACCCAAACCATTTATTGGAAACGGGCATTGAAATATACGCCCGCCCTCCGGGAAAAAAAAGGCAATCGTTGTCCTTGCTTTCGGGCGGGGAAAAGTCCCTGACCGCGATCGCCCTTTTGTTCGCGATTCTCCACGTGCGGCCGGTCCCGTTCTGTGTGCTTGATGAAGTGGAGGCCTCCCTTGATGAAGCGAACGTGGAACGCTTTGCCAATTATTTGCGCACCTTCAGCCATCAAACGCAGTTTATCGTCATTACCCACCGGAAAGGAACGATGGTCGCAAGTGATATTTTATACGGCGTGACCATGGAAGAGTCAGGCGTTTCCCGCCTCGTTTCCGTCCGGCTCGAAGACTATGTCCCCGAAACGGAAGCAGAAGAAGAGCTGCAAACGATAGGAAGGAGCGACACGCCATGA
- a CDS encoding KH domain-containing protein, with product MLKELVVTIARSLVDHPDDVAVQEEDVDGMTVLTLSVHEEDIGKVIGKNGRVANAIRNVLTAANRNQGKVRLNIAD from the coding sequence ATGTTAAAAGAACTAGTCGTAACGATTGCCCGTTCATTGGTCGACCATCCGGATGACGTTGCTGTTCAGGAAGAAGACGTCGACGGGATGACCGTGCTGACCCTATCTGTCCACGAGGAAGATATTGGGAAAGTCATTGGCAAAAATGGAAGAGTCGCGAACGCGATTCGAAACGTGTTAACGGCGGCAAATAGAAATCAGGGCAAAGTCCGGCTTAATATTGCTGATTAA
- the rimM gene encoding ribosome maturation factor RimM (Essential for efficient processing of 16S rRNA), which produces MTVSGTDYYEVGKIVNTHGFTGEVRAIATTDFPEERFAKTSELRAVKENGDVEILEVRAHRKHKHFDLLMFQGYETKEDAEHLKNAILEIHASMRASLPENEFYYSEIIGVDVYTEDGEFLGKVREILSPGANDVWVVEGNGKEILLPYTKEVVQTIDVENGRVIVHLLEGLIDE; this is translated from the coding sequence ATGACAGTATCCGGCACTGATTATTACGAAGTTGGAAAAATTGTCAATACACACGGGTTCACCGGAGAAGTGCGCGCCATTGCCACGACCGATTTTCCTGAAGAACGGTTTGCTAAAACGTCCGAGTTGCGTGCGGTGAAAGAAAATGGGGACGTGGAAATACTGGAAGTGCGCGCGCATCGCAAACATAAACACTTCGATCTGCTCATGTTTCAAGGCTATGAAACGAAGGAGGACGCCGAGCACTTGAAAAACGCGATCCTTGAGATCCATGCTTCCATGCGTGCCTCCTTACCGGAAAATGAATTTTACTATAGTGAAATCATCGGGGTAGACGTTTATACGGAAGATGGCGAGTTTCTCGGAAAGGTACGGGAAATTTTATCCCCCGGAGCCAATGACGTTTGGGTCGTCGAAGGCAACGGAAAAGAGATTCTGCTCCCGTACACAAAAGAAGTCGTGCAGACGATTGATGTGGAAAACGGGCGCGTCATCGTTCATTTGCTGGAAGGATTGATCGATGAATGA